One window from the genome of Pyxicephalus adspersus chromosome 6, UCB_Pads_2.0, whole genome shotgun sequence encodes:
- the TRMT2A gene encoding tRNA (uracil-5-)-methyltransferase homolog A — protein sequence MEGVETSVGSPNDLGQSSNIEKDNKEEEEMKVDSALSTGDTGPDNDSVDASGAGDSAATVGNSTVDADDPGIYRYIKDDLFTSEIYKVEIQNLPKYIGFNDIKKFLAKYGLNPHKIKLINKQTFAFVTFKSEEERDKAMKVIHGAMWKNRALSVKLAKPKADPIIKKRKQEDDKEQPNSKRPAAQECAEEEPLNKQIADVVTPLWQVPYEEQLKMKEQECEHVLQRLTKEIGNTNKALLPWLFVQKQKFNKVCCPLEGVKPSPAQTEYRNKSEFLIGVGANQEDKTIGFRLGKYKGGTCAVAEPFDTLHIPEAVKKVVKAFQEYIRSTSYTVYSPETYEGHWKQLTVRSSRKGDVMVIVYFHPQKLSKEALADLKSSLRAFFSEGPGKDSGITSIYFVEEGQRKSPNLEDLPVEHVSGEQYIYEELLGLTFRISPHAFFQVNTLAAEVLYSTIADWAQLDQNSTVLDVCCGTGTIGLSLAKRVKKVIGIELCQEAIADARANAQLNNLSNVEFRCGKAEDIFPTLINTLISHNPVAIVDPPRAGLHSKVIIAIRRAEHLKQLIYVSCNPKAALNNFVDLCRAPSNRVKGRPFRPVRAVAVDLFPQTPHCELLILFERVEYTENTTNSTSNPSSEEMELQKDNSAQAENKTEEMAAV from the exons atggaaggTGTTGAGACAAGTGTGGGCTCTCCAAATGATTTAGGACAATCTAGCAACATTGAAAAAGATaacaaggaagaagaagaaatgaaAGTTGATTCTGCGTTGAGCACAGGTGATACAGGACCAGACAATGATAGTGTGGATGCTTCAGGAGCTGGTGACAGTGCAGCAACCGTGGGTAACAGTACCGTCGATGCTGATGACCCTGGAATTTACAGATATATCAAAGATGATCTGTTCACATCAGAAATTTACAAAGTAGAGATACAGAACTTGCCAAAGTATATAGGCTTTAACGACATTAAGAAATTTCTTGCCAAATATGGATTAAATCCTCATAAAATAAAGCTCATTAACAAACAAACCTTTGCATTTGTGACTTTTAAAAGTGAAGAAGAAAGGGACAAAGCTATGAAAGTTATACATGGAGCAATGTGGAAAAATCGAGCCCTTAGTGTCAAGCTTGCAAAACCAAAGGCTGATCCTATAATAAAGAAGAGAAAACAGGAAGATGACAAGGAGCAGCCTAATTCGAAGCGTCCAGCTGCACAGGAGTGTGCTGAGGAGGAGCCTCTCAATAAGCAGATTGCAGATGTAGTGACTCCTTTGTGGCAGGTTCCCTATGAAGAGCAATTGAAAATGAAGGAACAAGAATGTGAACACGTTCTCCAAAGGCTAACAAA GGAGATAGGGAATACCAACAAGGCCTTATTACCATGGCTATTTGTGCAGAAGCagaagtttaataaagtttgctgtCCTTTAGAAGGAGTGAAGCCTTCTCCAGCACAG ACAGAATACCGAAACAAAAGTGAATTTCTTATTGGCGTTGGAGCAAATCAGGAAGACAAAACAATTGGATTCCGTCTTGGAAAGTATAAGGGTGGAACATGTGCTGTTGCGGAACCATTCGATACACTACACATTCCTGAGGCTGTGAAAAAAGTTGTAAAGGCTTTTCAAGAATATATCAG GTCTACATCATACACTGTCTACAGCCCAGAGACTTATGAAGGTCACTGGAAACAGCTGACCGTGCGTAGTAGTAGGAAGGGTGATGTCATGGTCATTGTATATTTTCATCCTCAG aaattGAGCAAGGAAGCCCTGGCAGATTTAAAATCATCACTGAGAGCTTTCTTCTCCGAGGGACCTGGAAAAGATAGTGGCATcacttctatttattttgttgagGAAGGTCAAAG AAAATCACCAAACCTGGAAGATTTACCTGTGGAGCATGTTAGTGGGGAGCAGTACATCTACGAGGAACTGCTTGGCCTCACTTTCCGTATTTCACCCCATGCCTTCTTTCag GTTAATACCCTTGCAGCTGAGGTTTTGTACTCCACAATTGCAGACTGGGCTCAGCTGGACCAGAACAGCACTGTATTAGATGTTTGCTGTGGGACAGGAACCATCGGTCTCTCACTGGCCAAG AGAGTGAAGAAAGTTATAGGAATTGAACTGTGCCAGGAAGCAATTGCAGATGCCAGGGCTAATGCTCAGTTAAAca ACCTGAGCAATGTTGAATTCCGATGTGGTAAAGCAGAGGACATCTTTCCTACTTTGATTAACACCCTCATATCTCACAACCCAGTCGCTATAGTTGACCCGCCTAGAGCAGGACTTC ATTCCAAAGTAATTATTGCAATTAGAAGAGCGGAGCATCTTAAACAGCTCATCTATGTGTCTTGTAATCCAAAGGCTGCCCTTAACAACTTTGTGGA TCTGTGCCGCGCTCCATCAAATCGTGTGAAGGGTCGCCCCTTCAGGCCTGTCCGAGCCGTTGCTGTGGACCTCTTTCCTCAAACACCACATTGTGAACTTCTTATTTTGTTTGAGAGAGTGGAGTATACAGAGAATACTACAAATTCCACTTCAAATCCATCAAGTGAAGAGATGGAGCTTCAGAAGGACAACAGTGCACAAGCAGAAAACAAGACTGAGGAAATGGCAGCAGTTTAA
- the RANBP1 gene encoding ran-specific GTPase-activating protein isoform X2 has translation MADTKETQEEHETSVENSEDPNHDPQFEPIVSLPEQEIKTLEEDEMEVFKMRAKLFRFASENDSPEWKERGTGDVKLLKHKEKGTIRLLMRRDKTLKICANHYITPAMELKPNAGSDRAWVWNTYADYADESPKPELLAIRFLNAENAQKFKAKFEECRNEVKEKQTKDSTKNDSAEKVAEKLEELSVKEDKVKDQKEDAKQEKTKEKQ, from the exons ATGGCCGACACCAAG GAAACACAGGAGGAGCATGAGACCTCTGTAGAAAACTCTGAAGATCCCAATCATGATCCTCAATTTGAACCTATTGTTTCATTACCTGAGCAGGAAATTAAAACTCTGGAGGAGGATGAAATGGAAGTGTTTAAGAT GAGAGCAAAGCTCTTCAGATTTGCTTCTGAAAATGATTCACCTGAGTGGAAGGAACGGGGCACTGGTGATGTTAAACTCCTCAAACACAAGGAGAAGGGAACCATCCGCCTTTTGATGAGAAGAGATAAGACTCTCAAAATCTGCGCAAACCATTACA TTACACCTGCAATGGAGCTAAAAcccaatgcaggaagtgacagaGCCTGGGTTTGGAATACATATGCAGACTATGCGGATGAATCACCGAAGCCTGAGCTGCTTGCTATTcgatttttaaatgcagaaa atgCCCAGAAGTTCAAGGCAAAGTTTGAGGAATGCAGAAATGaagtaaaggaaaaacaaacaaaag ACTCGACCAAAAATGATAGTGCTGAAAAAGTTGCAGAAAAACTAGAAGAACTATCGGTAAAGGAAGACAAGGTGAAAGACCAAAAAGAGGATgccaaacaagaaaaaacaaaagagaagcaATAG
- the RANBP1 gene encoding ran-specific GTPase-activating protein isoform X1, whose product MADTKETQEEHETSVENSEDPNHDPQFEPIVSLPEQEIKTLEEDEMEVFKMRAKLFRFASENDSPEWKERGTGDVKLLKHKEKGTIRLLMRRDKTLKICANHYITPAMELKPNAGSDRAWVWNTYADYADESPKPELLAIRFLNAENAQKFKAKFEECRNEVKEKQTKADSTKNDSAEKVAEKLEELSVKEDKVKDQKEDAKQEKTKEKQ is encoded by the exons ATGGCCGACACCAAG GAAACACAGGAGGAGCATGAGACCTCTGTAGAAAACTCTGAAGATCCCAATCATGATCCTCAATTTGAACCTATTGTTTCATTACCTGAGCAGGAAATTAAAACTCTGGAGGAGGATGAAATGGAAGTGTTTAAGAT GAGAGCAAAGCTCTTCAGATTTGCTTCTGAAAATGATTCACCTGAGTGGAAGGAACGGGGCACTGGTGATGTTAAACTCCTCAAACACAAGGAGAAGGGAACCATCCGCCTTTTGATGAGAAGAGATAAGACTCTCAAAATCTGCGCAAACCATTACA TTACACCTGCAATGGAGCTAAAAcccaatgcaggaagtgacagaGCCTGGGTTTGGAATACATATGCAGACTATGCGGATGAATCACCGAAGCCTGAGCTGCTTGCTATTcgatttttaaatgcagaaa atgCCCAGAAGTTCAAGGCAAAGTTTGAGGAATGCAGAAATGaagtaaaggaaaaacaaacaaaag CAGACTCGACCAAAAATGATAGTGCTGAAAAAGTTGCAGAAAAACTAGAAGAACTATCGGTAAAGGAAGACAAGGTGAAAGACCAAAAAGAGGATgccaaacaagaaaaaacaaaagagaagcaATAG